The genomic segment TCCCTGATGTGTATGACCAGTGCCCTTAGAGTTGGAACTCTTTCATGAGATGTGCAGGTTTTACTAGACAATGCAAAGGCTATTCTAAGAATTTGACAAGAAAATCGATCTGAAATCTTACTGAAAgcattaaattaaaagagacaGCAATCTGTAGTGTAGATACTGCAATATAGTCTAATGTGAAATGCCACAACCTACAGATCAGAAGGGCTATGGAAAAATGAAAGCAAAAACTTGTTAATTTCACCTGAGATTTTCATCAGCTTGTTTGTCTCGCATGAGCATGGCAACCTCCTCAATGCCATTGCAGGCTCCAAAATCCTAGTACCAAAATCAAGAAAGGAGAAATGAGAAACGTTTGCATAAAAATCAAGTGAAGGCCAGTTTGTTCCGCTAATATTCACAAAAGTCTTGATTTACAGGTTCAAGTGTGTATCTGCCTGAGactcaaaatttgataagagaAAAGCCGAGTTCTACCACTGACAGAAGAATCACAAAGAACCAGCTTTCTATTTCGTTTCCAGTTACCAAAAAATTAGTTactaaaaaagagagaagctgAATACTCACCACCTGATTTGCTGAGGAATCCAGCAATACTGAGATTAAGGCATCCAAGCAGGCCCCTTGCTCAAGTACTCCTCGTGTTGATAATACATTCATCATTACCTGAAACATTTAACGGCATCTCAACCACATTAACATCCCGTACAACCAAGAAACTCCCCACTGCTTCAAATCTGATCTAAATCATGAAAAGAGTGATAAATGATCACAAAGACTCTCCCTTTACGCCAAATCAGTGTTAGAAGTGATCATTCTACAACACAAAATGCAGGATTCTAGTTTATGTATGCATCTCTGGTCAGACAATGGCATAGCAccaatgatcatcatcatcacatgtTCCACAATACTACTAATAAAGTAACAAAGGAGTCGTTCTTACGCGGACTGCACCGTGCTTATGAGCCAGAACAGTACTCTGAGGATGAAGAAGGCAACAACCTTCAAGAACCCTAAGTGCAACAGCAACCTCAGCATCCGTGGAAGGACTCGTTATCTTCATCGGCTCCACGCTGAATATATGATCCAAGCTCGTCACTCTATCATCCTCAGTTTCTTTCAATGAATGTCTAAAAAGCACCGGAACCACTGTGAAAGCATCATCAGAGAACAAACACATTACAACAGCATCGATTTGGGAAAATGACAATGAGAGAAATTTAAAGATTAAACCAGACGTTGGAGATCGGAGATGGTTTGGGTATGAGAGAAGAGACGAATGATGGAATCTGAATCGGCGACAGTTCGAAGAGTTTTGAGAAGAGATCGAAGGCCGCGGATTCGAAGGAAGGAGAATTCAGCGCAAGCGTCGCGTAACCCGGTTCGGAGAGATAGTGTCAGCTCCCTGTAAAGTCTCTGTGTGTTGAGAGAAGTCACCAGCTCTTCAACTACCATCGCCGCCGCGTCTGATTCCTCACCGGTCTCCGATTCAGATGGATTCTCCGGCGTCGCTGACACGCCGTCGCTCCATATCGGCTTCTTCAGatacattctctctctctctctctctctctctctctctctctctctctctctcggtaaATCAATTTTGTTGGCCTTGCGCCAAAAACGACAACCACTTGGCTCTGATAAACGTAAAACAGCAGCACGTTTGTCTGATGAGTAAAAACGGCACGCATTTCTTTTCCCCTCACGGTTATCTTTCAAGCAAGTCAATGATAAGTCTTTAAGATTTTCCATATTACACTTACAAAGGAGGGTATCGAGCTAAAACACAAGAGAAACTATTAACATCTTTATTGACAGAGACGCACAAATCCAAAGTTTGAACACAAGAGATACATAATTATTACGACAATGAAGAACTGGAAAAAAtggctgatgatgatgacttgtgAAAATCCCTCAAGATCGGAATTGACAAGGCCAAAGTTTATANGAAGAGCAGTGATTCTTTGTTCAGGATCTCCTGTTGAACCAAATTGACTCGCCGCCCATATCAAAGAAGCGGACTTTTCACCCAAAAGGCGTCTGATGTCTTCATTTACACTCGCAATGGGAGAACGATCCTTCCCATTCACATGCCCAACTAACAGTAGTAAAAACTCTCCGCATCTTAATCTGTGAATCAGTAAGAACTAAACATGACCAAACGCCTAAACcatgaccatcaatagtggatGATATCCCTGATGTGTATGACCAGTGCCCTTAGAGTTGGAACTCTTTCATGAGATGTGCAGGTTTTACTAGACAATGCAAAGGCTATTCTAAGAATTTGACAAGAAAATCGATCTGAAATCTTACTGAAAgcattaaattaaaagagacaGCAATCTGTAGTGTAGATACTGCAATATAGTCTAATGTGAAATGCCACAACCTACAGATCAGAAGGGCTATGGAAAAATGAAAGCAAAAACTTGTTAATTTCACCTGAGATTTTCATCAGCTTGTTTGTCTCGCATGAGCATGGCAACCTCCTCAATGCCATTGCAGGCTCCAAAATCCTAGTACCAAAATCAAGAAAGGAGAAATGAGAAACGTTTGCATAAAAATCAAGTGAAGGCCAGTTTGTTCCGCTAATATTCACAAAAGTCTTGATTTACAGGTTCAAGTGTGTATCTGCCTGAGactcaaaatttgataagagaAAAGCCGAGTTCTACCACTGACAGAAGAATCACAAAGAACCAGCTTTCTATTTCGTTTCCAGTTACCAAAAAATTAGTTactaaaaaagagagaagctgAATACTCACCACCTGATTTGCTGAGGAATCCAGCAATACTGAGATTAAGGCATCCAAGCAGGCCCCTTGCTCAAGTACTCCTCGTGTTGATAATACATTCATCATTACCTGAAACATTTAACGGCATCTCAACCACATTAACATCCCGTACAACCAAGAAACTCCCCACTGCTTCAAATCTGATCTAAATCATGAAAAGAGTGATAAATGATCACAAAGACTCTCCCTTTACGCCAAATCAGTGTTAGAAGTGATCATTCTACAACACAAAATGCAGGATTCTAGTTTATGTATGCATCTCTGGTCAGACAATGGCATAGCAccaatgatcatcatcatcacatgtTCCACAATACTACTAATAAAGTAACAAAGGAGTCGTTCTTACGCGGACTGCACCGTGCTTATGAGCCAGAACAGTACTCTGAGGATGAAGAAGGCAACAACCTTCAAGAACCCTAAGTGCAACAGCAACCTCAGCATCCGTGGAAGGACTCGTTATCTTCATCGGCTCCACGCTGAATATATGATCCAAGCTCGTCACTCTATCATCCTCAGTTTCTTTCAATGAATGTCTAAAAAGCACCGGAACCACTGTGAAAGCATCATCAGAGAACAAACACATTACAACAGCATCGATTTGGGAAAATGACAATGAGAGAAATTTAAAGATTAAACCAGACGTTGGAGATCGGAGATGGTTTGGGTATGAGAGAAGAGACGAATGATGGAATCTGAATCGGCGACAGTTCGAAGAGTTTTGAGAAGAGATCGAAGGCCGCGGATTCGAAGGAAGGAGAATTCAGCGCAAGCGTCGCGTAACCCGGTTCGGAGAGATAGTGTCAGCTCCCTGTAAAGTCTCTGTGTGTTGAGAGAAGTCACCAGCTCTTCAACTACCATCGCCGCCGCGTCTGATTCCTCACCGGTCTCCGATTCAGATGGATTCTCCGGCGTCGCTGACACGCCGTCGCTCCATATCGGCTTCTTCAGatacattctctctctctctctctctctctctctctctctctcNAATCTTCCTTGACAATCTTAGCCTTTTCGAATATGAACTTGCCTTCCTTGTACTTTTGTGAGGTCTCATATGCTCGCTCGTACTTCCAACCCAATGGTTCATTACAGTCAGCACAAGATATATCAGCCACGGTATGGAGACCCGTTAGAAGATGCCGGTCCTCTTTAGCCCCTACTACAATGTTCATAGCGTGGGAGAAGAGGAAGGCTCGCCCAGTTCTTCCCTGGTAATGCAGGACAGTGATTAAGAACTTGGTATTCACAATCAAGAAACACAAATGCAGGTAGTGCCTATCTAACATAAGCTTTTGAATTGATTCCATAAcgaacaagtcaacaacaaggCATTTTCAAAGAAAGACTAGTCTTGTTGTTTATAACAATCTGAGTCAAAGGCTACTACTTTGAAGAGTCTTATGTTTTGTGCCAAGGATCCATTTGACTCTAACACAAATTGATTCTTGATCAGTAGCATGGATATTTCTAGATCTTTCAGTAGGAAAGACAAATAAACTCAAGCGGTTTCCTAAAATCTGAAAGACAGGGTAAATCTCATCTCCAGCTAAGTCTAAAGTGTGATTCTCCACTTAATATTCTACATCTATCACATGATATAacacaaggaaaagaaaagagatgatgaaGCTGAATCAATCACCTGAAAAGCCTTAGAGATGATATCATCGTGAAGTCCAACATGGTTTCTGCAGTTACAGCAACTATACAGTCTTGGACCAATCGGGTGAGCCATTATATCAAACACTTGGCGTGATCAATTTGCtccaaaacaaatcaaagcaaGTTCTCACCTTTTTCACCAATAAACAAAAACCCATTAATACAATCCAAAACCCACATGGAAACAAGTAATTAGGGATTCTTCGGAAGATAAAAGAATTAAGTAAAAGAGAAACCTTTTTCTATAATCTGCAAATTCAGCAAGCTCCAAACTTCAAtgtctcaacaaaaaaaaaaaaagaggataagaACAGTGAAACAGATGTTAGCGTGCAAGATTAGAGATATTACCTCAAAAATTCAATAAACAAATAAGAGAGTGGGACAAGACAAGAGAGACCAACGaatataaaaatacacaatAGTAATATACTATACTGGTAGGGTTAAGGTTAAGAAGGGAAAACGAAATGAGATATTCCCGGAGAGGAAATTACGCAGTAGCATACACAATTCAGTTTTTATAACAACGGAAATGGAGGAAAAGATTCGATTTTGAGCTTGATGTGAAACTTTTAGAGAGGATCTTAATCTTACTAGGGTTTAATAGATGGGATCGAACAAGGAAGCAAGAGGAATTGTTGAGTGGAGGAATTAGGTTGGAGTTGGAtgaaagttttgatctttaatAGACTCTATTAATTTGATCGATCATATGCCGTGAAGCGACTGTCTTGTGACTTCTCTCTTTCTGGGTTTTTGCTTTATTATGACTCGGGGAACtgagaaaaaaatagtaacgGTGACGAAAAAATTGGAATTTGTCtacggttcggttcggttcggtttatgtTTGGAATTCAATTTTAATCCAACAATGtatctttaatttttcatattgttcggtttggtttagtttggtttgatttggatttgatttgaatttttctttaacGCAATGGAACAAAAGACTTCCAATTTATACAACACAAATAAGTGATCAAGTTccactaaaatataaaatcactGTCGGTAATATACAATTTATACAACATAAGGTAATAAGATACATACAAATATACCATAGTCAAGtttcctttacttttttttttttttggtaacttaACCCCTCCAAGAGCGTATTCTTGACTATAGTTTCAATATCTCTTGGTCAACTTGAGCTTCTCGAGCACAAACATGCCTTCTTTATACCTCTGTCGAAGATCGAAGGTCTCGACATACTTCCAACCCAACGTCTCACCACACTTACTGCACATCACATCTGCCACCACGTACGATCCTGTTAACAGTTTCCTCCCAATCTTCGGTCCAACCACCACGTTCATCGCGTGCGAAAACATAAACGCTGGCCCCGAAGCTCCCTATATCcatattcaaaaaaacaaacactttGTTACCGATGGAGATTATGAGTATACTCTTATCATctatagaaaaaagaaaacttctgAATAAGAAATGAATATGAATTTTGGTACAACTAAAcaatctttaaatttttgttgttaccACGAATTTTTTGGAGATGATATCTTCACCGAGAGCCAATGGATTCTCGCAGTTTCTGCAGAAATAAGTAGgaagagttttgttttctgcCATTGGTCGATGGATATAGAAAGCAAAATAGGAGAGTTTGTAAGATTGGATGAGAGACTATGAAGATGATTTCTTCTTATCGTTTAGTTCTTGTGGAATTTTATCGTGCGTTGACCCCAACACTTGCATTATTTGCCTAATGCCTTGTTCGATTGCCATTGCCCATTGTTTGTGCTATTGAGCTATTGGGCTATTTATGGGTGTGTATAAACAAAGGCCCATTGGAATATTAATTTTAGTCACTCGTGAAATAGATGAAAGCTCGTTGCTCCTTTCATCGTCTCACACACCAACTCTCATGGAAGCTACTCGCccctataaaattaatacttgATATATTGATTGATATGCCTACCCGTGGGGTCTTTGTTTAGGCGGTGACACACTGATACTTGGTCCATTTTAAATACACTCTGACAGAGACTTGAACAGTGCACACGCATCGGTGTTGCATTCCTGGACAGTTTTGAGATCCTATTTCTTTACACACATAAGTCATAACAATAATGCATTTACTTACTGCTGGCTCCCCATTCACATGTACAATTacgttatttaaaaaaaaaaacaaaaaacgtaaTTAAGCTTTAAAGAAGGATTAGTTTTATATGTATAATCAGCAGATCACGAACTACATAAcactaattaactttttaagtaCTGTTATGTGAATTTCTCAATAGaggtttttggtttatggtttggttcgtttttaatgaaattatatattccACCAACCCCGTTCCCGTGTAATTGTAGATGAGATGTGGAATATAAGGAGGATGtgatatattaattttaggtCGGTACTTCATCTAATGACCAGATATATCTTTTGGCTCCAAATCTTACTAGTTTCATTTTCACTGTCTCTTCTTTTAGAATTTAGTAGAAGTATACAATTCAATAACGTAACGATGCTGATATTTCTTAAAATACCTTAAAGACAAACAATATAGAAAGTCTTTTGTCTGGTGTTTAGCTTTAGATTTTGGAGCgtactttaaagtttaaagtcgCCTCCTAGTGATTTCCAGCTAAACAGTGGTCacacattaaataaaataacgAGGGTAGCCCCGTTTTCAATTCATCCTTTTAAAAAGCCTAAAAAGGCACATTTACTTCTTGTGATCCACACATATTAACATTTACCATATCCGTATTATGTACAAGTTGCCAACCATAAAATTGACTGCGTGAATTACGCATATGTACGGTATCGTAGGTTGGTTTTCTGGTTTAAAGTTATAAtgattattgattaataatGTTTTGATCGGTACATATATAAAGTTAGATTTATTGGcttgtttggtttgaaatgTTAGTTGTGATATACTCCCtcggtttcaaaatataggatgttttaagcaaagcacgTAGATTAAGAAAgactttacttttaataagttcaaccaatcagaaacaatactgtataatataaactactaaattaatctaaaagttgcactgaaatttgaaagcatcctatattatgaaacaacaaacttctctaaaacatcttatattttgaaacggaggaagtatttgtttagttaacCCGTGTTCCGTGTACAGAGTCATTGTTTGGTCAGCAGATTAGGACTTAGGAGTATGCAATGACTAGATCGCACTTGTCCATTGTCCCAAGTCGCAATCGTCATCATTTCCATTTTCCAGCATGAAACATCTTTTTGAATGTAATAAATGACAACTTAATATAAAATCccttttttagtttatttattcaaaGTCTTAAGATTCACATTGTGTGTCCCTACTACATATCATAAAACGACAGTTGCTATCAAATTATCgacatacttatttaaaatcACGTCTAAAGATTAACCTAAGCCGTATATATAAGTTCCTGCATTTTCTTGGATCCATCTTAGAATTTTAGATGTTCAGAAAATATAGATCTTCTGTAGTTGTTAATAAAAGTGTTTTGACGCTATTATGTGTTGATCCCGCAACATTGTAGTTATTAATGGGAAGAAATAGTAAGGGTGCACAGCCATTGATTTAAGCGTCATGCATGCAAATCATTCAAAAATTAAGTTGTTTGACTAatctttcaaatttaataaatttcttatataaatatatcaattatcaactATACTCTGCGACACCAAATTTAAGTATTTTGGAGACATATAGAAGTACATCAGTTTTTGATACAATTTATCCAATATTAAAGACCGTCAAAGTAGTCGATATTGCGGAGTTTTCTGAGGCTAACTTTATATAACGATAAACAATTTGGATATAATTATGTCTAATTCACGTGTTTACGAATAATGTATTTGTGtttaaagttattattgatttgttttaacGTGGTTTGAAAATTGGCAAAAGCcgaaattaatttgttaaataaaattCTGGCTCTTTTTGTCGTTTGCAAATATCTAACTCATCCAATTTTTTTCCCCCTCAATTTGTTTGACAGTTTCGATGTAGATGACTAGATGGGGTCCGTAGCTCGAAGGTAAGTGGACCTGCCTGGCTGCAAAAATATCAAGTGGTGCATGGTTTAGTTGCAACTTGAATTATATAAACACGTCCCACAGTACACTAAAAGTTGccgttttcttttgtattccCGATATATCAGAAGACGACGACTTCTCATACTGACCCAAAAGtctttggtttgaatttgatatCACAACTGGTGCATTTAAGGTTCTTATGTGATCACTAACCAAAGTTGACCATAAACTTTGTGTATCATACATAGTTCctattcaaaaatttatattctgATATGATCGTTTAAGAAGATCATGAAGATGTGATTAGTAAAGTTGTATGGTTGGTGTTGAACCAATTTTTCATTAGTAGTTAAGAAGGTAGAAACAAGGTTTTAAGATAAATTAGTTTAGATCTAGATCAGTCATATATACATGAttctttttacaaaaagttACAAGGTTTGTGGTGCGCCTGTGCGTGGTGCTAGAGTGACCACAACAACAATATAACAGAGATTATACAGCCTGGAAAGCCTTGAGTGGCTCATTTGTACCGTGAACTCCGTTATACCcatcataagttcataactcATTGAGTGTAAACAAGTTAAAccaaatattttctttccttgCCCCCCATGGAATTTGTTTGtacttatatattgttttatttttcagacGTACATGCATCATATCTAAATGCTTctgtataaaattatatgtctctGACTCTATTTTTGTTGGCTtccttattttaaaaactatgtATCAGCTTAGCTGTTTTCTTCCTTACTTTACACTTGACCCATCACTTGTCGTTTTCTACTCTGatttattctctttcttttgcataatttcatacatcatataataatatatctgtCGATCCATTTATGTAACATGTGagtgagaaaaacaaaagttttttagtGGGAAAAGACAGAGTTCCttaatggatatatatatacacatcaatTCAATAATTGCGATTATTCTATATCAAGATCtctcacttatatatataaaaaaagggaCTCACTCATCCCCTAAAGATAGGAACACAGTTCTCTTTAGTAGAAGAAAACGATGGGAGAGATAGCACCGGAGTTCGCGGCGGTTATGGAGGATGATGACCGGTGCGTTGTACCGGAGGTGGAGCTCACTGTACCCAAAACCGACGATTCGTCTCTACCGGTTCTCACGTTTCGTATGTGGGTTCTTGGTATAGGCGCGTGCATTGTACTCTCTTTCATCAACCAGTTTTTCTGGTACAGAACGATGCCGTTGAGCATCACCGGAATCTCTGCTCAGATCGCCGTCGTGCCTCTCGGACATCTCATGGCGAGGGTGCTTCCGACGAGGAGATTCTTGGAAGGTACGAGGTTTCAGTTCACCTTGAATCCAGGTGCCTTCAACGTCAAGGAACATGTTCTGATAACCATCTTTGCGAATTCCGGCGCCGGCTCTGTTTACGCCACTCACATACTCAGTGCTATTAAGCTTTACTACAAACGTTCTCTTCCTTTCCTCCCCGCGTTTCTCGTTATGATCACTACTCAGGTTTCACTTtaacttcttcatctctctgtttctttgttttgaagtctttttgcaaaattcttgaatcttgaaatcGTTTCTTGTGTTTAGATTCTTGGATTTGGTTGGGCTGGTCTCTTCAGGAAACACCTCGTTGAGCCTGGTGAAATGTGGTGGCCAAGCAATCTCGTTCAAGTCTCTCTCTTTGGTGCGCTGcacgagaaagagaagaaatcgAGAGGAGCCATGAGTCGAACTCAGTTCTTCCTAATCGTCCTCGTTGCTAGCTTCGCTTACTACATCTTTCCTGGTTATCTATTCACCATGTTAACATCAATCTCATGGGTCTGTTGGTTTAATCCCAAATCAATTCTAGTAAACCAACTCGGGTCAGGTGAACACGGTCTTGGTATTGGATCCATTGGTTTTGATTGGGTCACCATTAGTGCTTATCTTGGAAGCCCTTTAGCTAGTCCCTTGTTTGCTTCCGTCAATGTAGCCATTGGTTTTGTGCTGGTCATGTATATCGTCACGCCTATTTGTTACTGGTTTAACATATATGACGCCAAGACCTTCCCTATCTTCTCTAGCCAGCTCTTTATGGCTAATGGCTCACGCTATGATGTTTTGAGCATTATTGATAGCAAATTCCATCTAGACCGCGTGGTTTACTCTAGAACCGGCTCCATCAACATGAGCACCTTCTTTGCAGTTACGTATGGTCTCGGGTTTGCTACTTTGTCTGCCACCATTGTCCATGTCCTAGTCTTCAACGGAAGGTATATAGTTACTTATGttcaattatgttttgttcactGTCCGAAACTAAACTTCATGTCTTTACAGTGACTTGTGGAAACAGACAAGAGGGGCGTTtcagaagaataagaaaatggATATACATACGAGAATCATGAAGAAAAACTACAGGGAGGTTCCGTTGTGGTGGTTTTTGGTCATCCTTTTGCTGAATATAGCGCTCATCATGTTCATATCCGTGCACTACAACGCCACCGTGCAGCTTCCTTGGTGGGGAGTGTTACTTGCTTGTGCCATTGCCATCAGTTTCACTCCTTTGATTGGTGTCATAGCCGCAACTACTAATCAGGCACCAGGTTTGAACATCATAACCGAGTATGTTATCGGCTATATCTATCCGGAACGTCCTGTTGCCAACATGTGTTTCAAGGTCTATGGATACATTAGTATGACTCAAGCGCTAACTTTCATTTCCGACTTCAAGCTTGGTCATTACATGAAGATCCCACCTAGATCCATGTTCATGGCTCAGGTATGTTGTTATCAAATGGTTTTGAGATAGAGATGCcaataaatcaaaaacatagCTGATCAAGTTGTAACAACTGCAGGTTGTGGGGACGCTTGTGGCGGTTGTGGTTTACACAGGAACAGCTTGGTGGTTAATGGAAGAGATTCCTCATCTCTGTGACACAGCCTTGCTTCCTTCAGACAGCCAATGGACTTGTCCCATGGACCGTGTCTTCTTTGACGCCTCTGTGATCTGGGGATTAGTGGGACCACGTAGGATGTTTGGAGACCTTGGAGAATACTCAAGTGTCAACTGGTTCTTCCTTGTAGGAGCCATAGCTCCACTCTTAGTTTGGCTAGCCACAAAGATGTTTCCGGCTCAGACATGGATCTCCAAGATTCATATCCCTGTCCTTGTGGGAGCCACCGCAATGATGCCACCTGCAACAGCGGTTAACTTCACCAGCTGGCTCATCGTTGCATTCATCTTTGGCCACTTCATTTTCAAGTACAGGAGAGAGTGGTGGACGAAGTATAACTATGTGTTGTCAGGTGGTTTAGATGCTGGCTCAGCTTTTATGACCATACTTCTGTTTCTAGCACTCGGACGAAAAGGAATTGAAGTGAATTGGTGGGGAAATTCTGGCGACCGTGATACATGTCCCTTGGCTTCCTGTCCAACTGCTAAAGGCGTTGTCATCAAAGGCTGTCCCGTCTTCTAGCTCATGAGACAAAAGCATATAACAAGTGCTTTGTACAGAACACACAGCAAACTGATTATTTCACCTCTCAGAAAGGTCTTTACTCTCCAAGAACTATATCTTTGTGATAGCTTTAAACTAGGTACTATCCTGTTCTATGACAGATCAAATGCTAGTGATTCTATATACTGATTTTTATGCTTTAGAAATTCGTTTCGGCTCTTAAAAGCTGGCTATTATGTGAGGATG from the Camelina sativa cultivar DH55 chromosome 12, Cs, whole genome shotgun sequence genome contains:
- the LOC104730592 gene encoding protein yippee-like At4g27740, with translation MAENKTLPTYFCRNCENPLALGEDIISKKFVGASGPAFMFSHAMNVVVGPKIGRKLLTGSYVVADVMCSKCGETLGWKYVETFDLRQRYKEGMFVLEKLKLTKRY
- the LOC104730591 gene encoding uncharacterized protein LOC104730591 isoform X1; this encodes MYLKKPIWSDGVSATPENPSESETGEESDAAAMVVEELVTSLNTQRLYRELTLSLRTGLRDACAEFSFLRIRGLRSLLKTLRTVADSDSIIRLFSHTQTISDLQLVPVLFRHSLKETEDDRVTSLDHIFSVEPMKITSPSTDAEVAVALRVLEGCCLLHPQSTVLAHKHGAVRVMMNVLSTRGVLEQGACLDALISVLLDSSANQVDFGACNGIEEVAMLMRDKQADENLRLRCGEFLLLLVGHVNGKDRSPIASVNEDIRRLLGEKSASLIWAASQFGSTGDPEQRITALHIQAGRVLESLDLY
- the LOC104730591 gene encoding uncharacterized protein LOC104730591 isoform X3; the protein is MYLKKPIWSDGVSATPENPSESETGEESDAAAMVVEELVTSLNTQRLYRELTLSLRTGLRDACAEFSFLRIRGLRSLLKTLRTVADSDSIIRLFSHTQTISDLQLVPVLFRHSLKETEDDRVTSLDHIFSVEPMKITSPSTDAEVAVALRVLEGCCLLHPQSTVLAHKHGAVRVMMNVLSTRGVLEQGACLDALISVLLDSSANQVDFGACNGIEEVAMLMRDKQADENLSKTCTSHERVPTLRALVIHIRDIIHY
- the LOC104733260 gene encoding protein yippee-like At4g27745, which translates into the protein MAHPIGPRLYSCCNCRNHVGLHDDIISKAFQGRTGRAFLFSHAMNIVVGAKEDRHLLTGLHTVADISCADCNEPLGWKYERAYETSQKYKEGKFIFEKAKIVKED
- the LOC104730593 gene encoding oligopeptide transporter 6 → MGEIAPEFAAVMEDDDRCVVPEVELTVPKTDDSSLPVLTFRMWVLGIGACIVLSFINQFFWYRTMPLSITGISAQIAVVPLGHLMARVLPTRRFLEGTRFQFTLNPGAFNVKEHVLITIFANSGAGSVYATHILSAIKLYYKRSLPFLPAFLVMITTQILGFGWAGLFRKHLVEPGEMWWPSNLVQVSLFGALHEKEKKSRGAMSRTQFFLIVLVASFAYYIFPGYLFTMLTSISWVCWFNPKSILVNQLGSGEHGLGIGSIGFDWVTISAYLGSPLASPLFASVNVAIGFVLVMYIVTPICYWFNIYDAKTFPIFSSQLFMANGSRYDVLSIIDSKFHLDRVVYSRTGSINMSTFFAVTYGLGFATLSATIVHVLVFNGSDLWKQTRGAFQKNKKMDIHTRIMKKNYREVPLWWFLVILLLNIALIMFISVHYNATVQLPWWGVLLACAIAISFTPLIGVIAATTNQAPGLNIITEYVIGYIYPERPVANMCFKVYGYISMTQALTFISDFKLGHYMKIPPRSMFMAQVVGTLVAVVVYTGTAWWLMEEIPHLCDTALLPSDSQWTCPMDRVFFDASVIWGLVGPRRMFGDLGEYSSVNWFFLVGAIAPLLVWLATKMFPAQTWISKIHIPVLVGATAMMPPATAVNFTSWLIVAFIFGHFIFKYRREWWTKYNYVLSGGLDAGSAFMTILLFLALGRKGIEVNWWGNSGDRDTCPLASCPTAKGVVIKGCPVF
- the LOC104730591 gene encoding uncharacterized protein LOC104730591 isoform X2, whose amino-acid sequence is MYLKKPIWSDGVSATPENPSESETGEESDAAAMVVEELVTSLNTQRLYRELTLSLRTGLRDACAEFSFLRIRGLRSLLKTLRTVADSDSIIRLFSHTQTISDLQLVPVLFRHSLKETEDDRVTSLDHIFSVEPMKITSPSTDAEVAVALRVLEGCCLLHPQSTVLAHKHGAVRVMMNVLSTRGVLEQGACLDALISVLLDSSANQVDFGACNGIEEVAMLMRDKQADENLRLRCGEFLLLLVGHVNGKDRSPIASVNEDIRRLLGEKSASLIWAASQFGSTGDPEQRITALHIQAGRVLESLDLY